One bacterium genomic region harbors:
- a CDS encoding NAD(P)-dependent oxidoreductase, with protein sequence MAKKVGFVGLGTMGSAMTNNLLKAGYEVQGFDPFPAAREKAEKAGVRIVGSPAEAARGAEVLCSSVPETEDVHAAYLGEKGVLAGAAKGLVCFDFSTISPEGSAAVAAEAAKGGVIFCDTPVGGSEPTAIAGQLAIMVGGDKAAMEKHRDVLEVIGASARHIGPNGYGLRMKLISNHLVSGMLCLFAEALTLGQKSGLAPEAILDYVLDSSIPPLFKIKGPTMVAKDYTPTFRVDLMKKDLRLIAAMAEAARAPVPLSSFVRQVYTGASAMGFGAQDQNAVYEYFLRAAGD encoded by the coding sequence ATGGCGAAAAAAGTCGGTTTCGTCGGGCTCGGCACGATGGGCAGCGCCATGACGAACAACCTGCTCAAGGCGGGCTACGAGGTGCAGGGCTTCGACCCCTTCCCCGCGGCCCGCGAGAAGGCCGAGAAGGCGGGGGTGCGCATCGTGGGCTCCCCGGCCGAGGCCGCGCGGGGGGCGGAAGTCCTCTGCAGCTCGGTGCCCGAGACCGAGGACGTGCACGCGGCCTATCTCGGGGAAAAGGGCGTCCTCGCGGGCGCGGCCAAGGGGCTGGTCTGCTTCGATTTCTCCACCATCTCGCCAGAGGGCAGCGCCGCCGTCGCGGCGGAGGCCGCGAAGGGGGGCGTCATCTTCTGCGACACCCCGGTCGGGGGGAGCGAGCCCACCGCGATCGCGGGCCAGCTCGCCATCATGGTGGGCGGGGACAAGGCCGCGATGGAAAAACACCGGGACGTGCTCGAAGTCATCGGCGCCTCGGCGCGCCACATCGGGCCGAACGGCTACGGCCTGCGGATGAAGCTGATTTCGAACCATCTGGTCTCGGGGATGCTCTGCCTCTTCGCCGAGGCCCTCACCCTCGGGCAGAAGAGCGGCCTCGCCCCGGAGGCCATTCTCGACTACGTGCTCGACAGCTCGATCCCGCCCCTTTTCAAAATCAAGGGCCCGACGATGGTGGCGAAGGACTACACCCCCACCTTCCGGGTGGACCTGATGAAGAAGGACCTGCGCCTCATCGCGGCGATGGCCGAGGCGGCGCGCGCGCCGGTGCCGCTTTCTTCTTTCGTGCGGCAGGTCTACACCGGCGCCTCGGCGATGGGATTCGGCGCCCAGGATCAGAACGCCGTTTATGAGTACTTTCTCCGCGCGGCGGGGGACTGA
- a CDS encoding NAD(P)-dependent oxidoreductase → MAKTVAFLGLGTMGGAMAANLAKAGYAVRGHDPFPEAGKRAEENGVTVCASPAEAALGAEVICSSVPETKDVEEAYLGEKGALASAAKGAVCFDFSTITPDGSRAIAAEAKKQGVAFLDTPVSGSAPHAQAGTLAIMVGGEKAAMEKHRDVLEVIGGSVEYFGENGAGLKMKLVANLVFSGHLAVYAEGLSLAKKAGLDGVQVMELLRGSAIPKMLEYKGIPLAKKDYTPTFRTKLMVKDLRMIAAMAEDVKMPIPLSALTRQIYMAAMALGHDDVDQNAIVEFFERGGGMM, encoded by the coding sequence GTGGCGAAGACGGTGGCATTTCTCGGGCTGGGGACGATGGGTGGCGCGATGGCGGCCAATCTCGCGAAGGCGGGCTACGCCGTGCGCGGGCACGATCCTTTTCCCGAGGCAGGGAAGCGCGCGGAAGAAAACGGCGTGACGGTCTGCGCCTCCCCGGCGGAAGCGGCGCTGGGGGCGGAGGTCATCTGCAGCTCGGTGCCCGAGACGAAAGATGTGGAGGAAGCCTATCTCGGAGAGAAGGGCGCCCTGGCGTCTGCGGCCAAGGGCGCGGTCTGCTTCGACTTCTCGACCATCACCCCGGACGGCTCCCGCGCCATCGCGGCAGAAGCCAAAAAGCAGGGCGTCGCCTTTCTCGACACCCCGGTCAGCGGGAGCGCCCCGCATGCACAAGCGGGCACCCTCGCCATCATGGTGGGGGGCGAGAAGGCCGCGATGGAAAAGCACCGCGACGTGCTCGAGGTCATCGGCGGCTCGGTCGAGTATTTCGGCGAAAACGGCGCGGGCCTCAAGATGAAGCTCGTGGCGAACCTCGTCTTCTCGGGCCACCTCGCCGTCTACGCCGAGGGGCTCTCCCTCGCCAAGAAGGCGGGCCTCGACGGGGTGCAGGTGATGGAGCTCCTCCGGGGGAGCGCCATCCCGAAGATGCTCGAGTACAAGGGCATCCCCCTCGCCAAGAAGGACTACACCCCCACCTTCCGCACCAAGCTCATGGTGAAGGACCTGCGGATGATCGCCGCCATGGCCGAGGACGTGAAGATGCCCATCCCGCTCTCCGCCCTCACCCGGCAGATCTACATGGCCGCGATGGCCCTCGGGCACGATGATGTGGACCAGAACGCCATCGTCGAGTTCTTCGAGCGCGGCGGGGGGATGATGTAG
- a CDS encoding NAD(P)-dependent oxidoreductase: MAKKIGFLGLGRMGGLMAMHLAAAGFDVTGYDPVPRALAAAKKNGVRPARTVAAAVKGADVVCSSLPIPAVVEEVYLGSGSALAAMKRGAVVFELSTSSVALARRIAAEAKKKGISFLDAPVSGSIPHLEKKQVSAMVGGDAKALKAHRGVLDAFCKSVPHMGASGNGLIMKLVTNHILNIHHTGIAEGLAFGEKAGLKGAKMVKFLQGSAVPQLMFYKAPDMAARDYSNVIADVELSIKDLGLSIEEANDLGVPVPLGVAARQQHVSAKGIGLGRADFNAVYESYIHASGRKAKKK; the protein is encoded by the coding sequence ATGGCGAAAAAAATCGGTTTCCTCGGCCTCGGGCGGATGGGCGGCCTGATGGCGATGCACCTCGCGGCGGCGGGCTTCGATGTCACGGGCTACGACCCGGTGCCGCGGGCGCTGGCGGCGGCGAAGAAAAACGGCGTCCGGCCCGCCAGGACCGTCGCGGCGGCGGTGAAGGGGGCGGATGTGGTGTGCAGCTCGCTGCCGATCCCCGCCGTGGTGGAGGAGGTCTATCTGGGCTCTGGGAGCGCGCTCGCCGCGATGAAGAGAGGCGCGGTGGTCTTCGAGCTCTCGACCAGCTCGGTCGCCCTCGCGCGGCGCATCGCGGCCGAGGCGAAGAAAAAGGGAATCTCCTTTCTCGATGCGCCGGTGAGCGGCTCGATCCCCCATCTGGAGAAGAAGCAGGTCTCGGCCATGGTGGGCGGGGACGCGAAGGCGCTGAAGGCGCACCGCGGCGTGCTGGACGCCTTCTGCAAGTCGGTCCCCCACATGGGGGCCTCCGGCAACGGCCTCATCATGAAGCTGGTGACGAACCACATCCTGAACATCCACCACACCGGGATCGCGGAGGGCCTCGCCTTCGGCGAAAAAGCGGGCCTCAAGGGGGCGAAGATGGTGAAGTTCCTCCAGGGCAGCGCCGTCCCCCAGCTCATGTTCTACAAGGCGCCCGACATGGCGGCGCGCGATTATTCGAACGTGATCGCCGACGTGGAGCTCAGCATCAAGGATCTGGGGCTTTCCATCGAGGAGGCGAACGATCTCGGCGTCCCCGTCCCGCTCGGGGTGGCCGCGCGCCAGCAGCACGTCTCCGCGAAGGGGATCGGCCTCGGCCGGGCGGACTTCAACGCGGTCTACGAATCCTACATTCACGCCTCGGGGCGGAAGGCGAAGAAGAAATAA
- a CDS encoding type II toxin-antitoxin system RelE/ParE family toxin, with product MSWEVLFHGAFEREFEELQEDVQDELLAHAKLLEEFGPSLKRPWADTLKGSRHANMKELRFRAGNGAWRAAFAFDPKRRAVLLVCGDKSGGSGQRFYRSLIRKADERFGEHLAGLEKGKGRS from the coding sequence GTGAGCTGGGAAGTCCTGTTTCATGGTGCCTTTGAGCGTGAGTTCGAAGAACTCCAGGAGGATGTGCAGGACGAGCTGCTGGCGCACGCCAAATTGCTGGAGGAATTCGGCCCGTCCCTGAAACGGCCCTGGGCCGATACGCTGAAAGGCTCGCGGCACGCCAACATGAAGGAACTGCGGTTCCGGGCCGGGAACGGTGCCTGGCGGGCCGCCTTCGCTTTCGATCCGAAGCGGCGCGCCGTTTTGCTCGTATGCGGGGACAAGAGCGGCGGGAGCGGGCAGCGGTTCTACCGGAGCCTTATCCGCAAGGCGGACGAAAGGTTCGGCGAACATCTTGC